In Thermosphaera sp., the sequence TGAGCCTAATCCAGAGGTCTTAGAGAAACTTTTCCGTGGAATAAGGAACAAAGCACCCGGTTTGAGAACAATTCACATTGACAATGTTAACCCTGGAACTATTGCAAGACACCAAGAAAAATCGATACAAGCGTTAAAAGTTATCATTAACTACCACACTCCTGGAGATGTAGCGGCTCTCGGAATAGAGAGCTTTGACGAAAGAGTGATAAAACTTAATAATTTAAAAGTCTACCCTGAAGATGCGCTAACAGCCCTTAGAATTATTAACATAGTTGGGAGAGTACGAGGTTGGAACGGTCTTCCTCATCTCCTTCCAGGAATCAATTTACTATATGGATTGCTAGGGGAGACTCGTGATACTTACAGAATTAACGAAGATTATCTCAAGACAATACTTCAAGAAGGAATCCTTGTTAGAAGAGTAAACGTGAGAAAGGTAAGCGTCTTGGAAAACACGCCACTGTGGTTGAGGAAAAATCAAGTATTCAGTATTTTAAAAAAGCATCACCATATTTACAAAACCCATAGACTATGGGTTATGAGTTCTTTCGACAAAATCATGCTTAAGAAGGTGGTTCCACCCGGCACTCTCCTTCCTTATCTATACGTGGAGAAAACAGGTAAGAGCATCTCTATAGCTAGATTCCCTGGAAGTTACCCTATAGCTGTTAAATTCAAAGAGAGGCTTCCCAAACACACGCTTGTTTCGGGAATTGTGAAAAAATATTCTTCGAAAAGCGTTTTGGCCTCTCAGGTTACCATCTAATGCGCTCTAGAGATAGCTTTTTTTACCGTGTTTCAGGACTCTTACGATGGGCTTGCCAGCACCATTTAAGTCTATGACTATCTCGGGTGCTCCATATATTAAATTGTGCTTCATGGCGAGCGGATCCTGATACGCTCCTGTATCGAGGAAGGCTATGTAATAGTCCTCCTCCTTACTCGGAAGATGCAGTGGAATCCCGCCCAGCTTCAGATATCTCCTTGGAACATGATTTATCCTGAAGTCCATCCTGTTAAACCATTCATCTACAGGTGTCTCAGCTTCTACATAGCTGATGAACTCTCTTATCTCACCCATACTGTCACACGTTAGATCGCCTATCACAGCCAACACGTCAGGTTTCTCATTGAGTCGTTGAACCGGTGTGATTTGGAAATACTGATTGACGAGCACTGAGTCGGGGATATCGGCAAATAGAGAGATGTTTACTATAAACCTTTTCGAAGGTGAAGTTAGTATCTTATACAAGAAAGGATCATTAATCACTCTTTCAATAAGGCTTGGTTCCAAGCGGAGCATTTCAATTAATTTCACAATTATGTTTTCTCTGTAATGCGTGATAATATCTTCAACTTTTTCTCTCTCAAAAAGTGACAGAGTCTTAGTTTTAACTTTAGTTTGCAAGTCCCTGGTTAATTGAAGAACCTTCTTAACGTCTTCAAGAGAAGATATATTCGTTAATTCCACGCTATCATTTGAAACATCGAAGGGCTTGTATTCGGTTGAGTATGGTCTGACGTCAACGACCTTGGCTACGACTATTCTATGAGCTGCAACAATATACCTTCCGCCCTCGAAAACGAGCGTCGGGTGAGGATGAACATCCTTAAACTTTTTAATCAGCATGTTAATATAGTCAACAATCGTGTAGTTCGGGGATTCAGGAGTTCCTTTTTTGTGATCGTGATACGGGTATGCCATTCCTCCCCCGGTGTCTATTATTGATATGTTGTGGAATCCGATGGATTTTAAATCGTTAAATAGGGTTCGCGCCTCCTCAATGATGTTAGCAATATGCTTTAATTCATATATTTGAGAACCGCCATGAACGTGAATCAAAACAGATCTCTCAGACAGCCATGCATATTCTTTGGCTAATTTCAAGAGAGTGTTAACAGTTAATCCGAATTTCCCATCAACCCCTGCAGAATGAGCCCATTTCCCGCCTCCTCTGTGGAATGGTTTAATTCTAATCCCAATATCTAAGTCTCTAAACTTTGAGAGAACCTGGAGGTCGTGCTCGCCTTCAACATCAACAATAACGTTCCATCCCGCTTTTTTAAACTCAAGCAGAAATTCCGCAATGTTTTCGGATACTACTCCATCATAAACTAGAAACCTGCTTCCCTTACTCAAGTACCTTGATATTAATTTAAGCTCACCGAGCGAGCCAGCATTAAAACCCCAATTAAATTCTTCACCATATCTCCAGATTGCATCAACCACCATGGGAGTCGGATTAACCTTCATAGGAAAGATAGGTTGAAACCTCCCAGTGTATCCGTGAACTTGGGCTAAAGTCTTAAACGTTTCAAAAACCTTTTTCATAGAGATTTTTATAGCTGGGAGGAACCGGAAATATGCTACTTCGAAACCGTGTCTCTTCATCAAATCTTTTATGCTTAGAGTGTGTTCTCCAATCCTGAAAACCAATGA encodes:
- a CDS encoding decarboxylase, whose amino-acid sequence is MSTPLGWNIDIAKKLYGIEHSIRGEFLTVDDTGSLVFRIGEHTLSIKDLMKRHGFEVAYFRFLPAIKISMKKVFETFKTLAQVHGYTGRFQPIFPMKVNPTPMVVDAIWRYGEEFNWGFNAGSLGELKLISRYLSKGSRFLVYDGVVSENIAEFLLEFKKAGWNVIVDVEGEHDLQVLSKFRDLDIGIRIKPFHRGGGKWAHSAGVDGKFGLTVNTLLKLAKEYAWLSERSVLIHVHGGSQIYELKHIANIIEEARTLFNDLKSIGFHNISIIDTGGGMAYPYHDHKKGTPESPNYTIVDYINMLIKKFKDVHPHPTLVFEGGRYIVAAHRIVVAKVVDVRPYSTEYKPFDVSNDSVELTNISSLEDVKKVLQLTRDLQTKVKTKTLSLFEREKVEDIITHYRENIIVKLIEMLRLEPSLIERVINDPFLYKILTSPSKRFIVNISLFADIPDSVLVNQYFQITPVQRLNEKPDVLAVIGDLTCDSMGEIREFISYVEAETPVDEWFNRMDFRINHVPRRYLKLGGIPLHLPSKEEDYYIAFLDTGAYQDPLAMKHNLIYGAPEIVIDLNGAGKPIVRVLKHGKKSYL